AGCCGCCATCGCTCACGCCTCGTCCCACCACGCGCGCCTGCTCACGTATCCGGCATCACATAGCGCGTCGGCGCCGGGTTGAGGTGACCGCAGGCCTGGCAGGTGCGGTGCTCGCGCGAGGCGTAGAAGCGGTCGAACACCGGCGGGAAGTCGGTCTCGATGTTGCGCAGGGGGAAGTACTCTTCGTACAGCTTGTGGTTGCAGCGCTCGCAGAACCACAGCAGCCCGTCCTGCTCGTGTGGCAGGCGACGGCGTTCGATCACCAGCCCGACCGAGTGCTCCATGCGCTGCGGCGAGTGCGGCACGCGCGGCGGCAGCAGGAAGATCTCGCCGGCGCCGATCGGGATATCGCGTGGCGCGCCGTCCTCCTGGATGCGGAGCACCATCTGCCCCTCCAGCTGGTAGAACCACTCCGGCCCTTCGTCGTAGTGGTAATCGGTGCGCGCGTTCGGCCCGCCGACCACCATGACGATGAAGTCGCCGGCGTAGATCACCTTGTTGCCGACCGGCGGCTTGAGCAGGTGGCGGTGTTCCTCGATCCAGGCCTGCAGGTTGAGCGGGGCGGGCAGCATGGCAGGCTCCTGGGAACGGGGCGGGGCAACGCGGCTAAGCGTCGCGCTTGCCGGTGGTCGGCATCGCCGCCAGGGCGCGCGCGTAGGCCGGCTGCAAATCGTCGGGGCCGGCCACGTCCATGCCCAGCTCGCGCACGCGGCCGTCGGACAGGCTGTAGCACCAGCCGTGCACGGCCACCTGCTGGCCGCGCGCCCAGGCGTCCTGCAGGATCGTGGTGTGGCACAGGTTGGCGACCTGCTCGATCACGTTGAGCTCGCACAGGCGCGCATGCCGCAGGGCTTCGTTCTCGACCCGTTCCAGCCGCGCCGCGTGCTTGCCGGCCACGTCGCCCACGTGCCTCAGCCAGTTGTCCACCAGTCCCAGGCGCATGCC
The window above is part of the Pseudoxanthomonas sp. X-1 genome. Proteins encoded here:
- the can gene encoding carbonate dehydratase: MTDLNDLLRNNLDWADKVRKDDPGFFERLSKQQSPRYLWIGCSDSRVPANQILGLDPGEVFVHRNVANVVVHSDLNCLSAVQFSVDVLKVEHILIVGHYGCGGVHASMTGMRLGLVDNWLRHVGDVAGKHAARLERVENEALRHARLCELNVIEQVANLCHTTILQDAWARGQQVAVHGWCYSLSDGRVRELGMDVAGPDDLQPAYARALAAMPTTGKRDA
- a CDS encoding 3-hydroxyanthranilate 3,4-dioxygenase codes for the protein MLPAPLNLQAWIEEHRHLLKPPVGNKVIYAGDFIVMVVGGPNARTDYHYDEGPEWFYQLEGQMVLRIQEDGAPRDIPIGAGEIFLLPPRVPHSPQRMEHSVGLVIERRRLPHEQDGLLWFCERCNHKLYEEYFPLRNIETDFPPVFDRFYASREHRTCQACGHLNPAPTRYVMPDT